In Carassius auratus strain Wakin chromosome 20, ASM336829v1, whole genome shotgun sequence, the genomic stretch TGTTTAAGTTAATAAAATTGCGGGATAATTTCTTAGTGCGATATTACGTAACGCGCAATTATGTGTGTAAATGGGAGTTGTAGTTTATTTGTGTTTGATTCTTTTCAACGGCCGATTATTTCAGCTTGGTCTTAAAACTCCAAATCCCATAATGCCTTGCTCGAGCGTCCTGAACGCCAACGCTTAATAAACGCAATGACAGTAATCCCCCGCTGCCATAGTGACAGCGCAAGAGAACCGGGCAGATAAACGAAGATAGGTTTTGGTGTTTATCTGTGCATTTACCCACAGAAATAATGGACAGTTCCGGGAAAGAAAAGGAGGCAATTCAGCTCATGGCTGAAGCCGATAAGAAAGTGAAGTCTTCCGGCTCGTTTTTAGGAGGAATGTTTGGGTGAGATTAAATACATGCTTCCTTCCCTGTTTCCGATCAGCCCGCTAACGTTAGACTGTTTAAAATATCATATCGTCAGTATGATCATGTTGCTAACCTTTGGTTTTATGTTACCGGTTAATACTCagtttttatttgcataaaagctaaaaatgtatatgaatctTATGGTAACGTTACAAGGTCCAGTAACAGGACTGTGACAGGCCGCTTTGCGCATCAATCGATAGAAAAAAGGGCTTGTTCATTACAATGCATagctgattttttaaatatatatatatatatataacgattTTTGCATGATCATGACGTAAATAATGATAACAACTGATGTTATTTCATGATCGGGCTGCTAAGTGCAGTGTTTTGTGTTTGGCGCATTAGTGGCGCAGTGGCTGCAGTATttacatgttttttcttttttatgtcagtctaatattttttttataaggtaACACGTACAACGGTACTACCATCTTTATACATATTTATGGTTTATATTGGCTTTTTTCTGTAATGCTTATAAATGTACTTgaagttttaatcttttacacATTATGTAATAGTAATGTTAagttaatgtgaaataaaatatggtactatttaattattcatattaaatgtagtacaataaaatatttataagtgtactgatacattttatgacaaatgaaatattacatttgttagaataaattacaattttaacttatttttttaaatgtatattaaaattaaaaaaataaataataattgttataatttatcattttagacCTTACAAAAATGGCAAATTAAAGCCATTCTTTagtttaaatctgtattttttgcaGAGCCTTGTGTTGACTGAAACTGAACTGAGAACCTTTATTGACACCACAAACATATTCAGGACATATTCACTGTTATTTCTAGTAAACAAGTTCTGACCTAGTTTGTTGTGAAAtggatttatttcaaatagttttaattaatatgaTATGAGGCACTTAAAAACTGACCCAATTGAATAGTGCCTCGAGGACACAAGTTATCTAGGACCTTTCTGTTATACCAGCTATAATATTCTgattcctatctatctatctatctatctatctatctatctatctatctatctatctatctataaataaaaatacaatgttaCTTTTAAATCCTAACCGATATTTAGAAAGTGTTTACCTTCTGGCTTGTAGATTTATTAAGAAAACCTGATAGTTTTCATTAAGATATTAAAGTAGGAAAAGGATATAACTGCTTCTTCCCACATTTTTCAGAGGAAATCAAAAAGTGGAAGAGGCATGTGAGATGTACGCCAGAGCAGCCAACATGTTCAAAATGGCCAAAAACTGGAGTGGTATGTGCTTTTTAGTGGTGCAGACATGGCATACTTCATCTTTGttgtattatataatacattgtttcatccattttaatatatgttgaattgctaaaatataaatatttctaaatgaatATATTCTCATTATTGAAGTTGCCCTAATGTTATCTTGAATAATTGTACAGCTTTGTTTGTAATTAGCAGGATATATTATGATGTTTATTGTACATGTATATTCTCCTGACGAGGTTCGTGTGTTTGTATCCAGCTGCAGGAAATGCTTTCTGTCAGGCAGCCAGACTTCACATGCAGCTTCAGAATAAACATGATTCGGCCACCAGCTACATCGATGCAGGCAACGCCTTCAAGAAGGCAGATCCACAGGGTGAGGCCACTGACCCCTAGCTTCATGACATTCAGTTGATTTATTCAGAATAAACAGACGTTGATGCATCTCAAGacaaatttataatatattcaattcaagtttatttgtatagcgctttttaagatacaaatcattacaaagcaactttacagaaaattacatttctacaatatttagatttatatatgaCTTGTTGATCCGTCATATACTTTTAAACAAGTTCATCCTATCACTTTATTGCCGAGTGGATTCATTAAATGAATCTCCTTTTTCTAAAACTATTgtttctgtgtgaactgaatattatttctatattatagtagtaattattcatattttttatgaatctttataaacattttagttttttttttactattttgtttgtttttattgtttttttttatatttttaaataatatctctgtatagctttaatgtttttttttttttttaatattatttataattattttaatactttaaacatcttttatttcACATAACATCATTATAACAACAATATTATATAAATCCTTTCAAATTTTCACCCCCACCGccatatttcttttatttcaggtttattttagtttataataacAATACCAGTTCTGGAAGTTTTAAGAACCTCAGAACAGTGAAGCTCAGATAAAGAATATTGTCCTTTAGACTGTATGATTCTACAGTTGTTGATGATATCAGTTTGTGAAGGTAGAAATGATGACACAGTCCATTCAAAAATGTTGCAAAAATCAAAGAAAGTGTGCATTTGTCCATACAGTTTCttagaaatgtaaataatttgaaCTGTTCTTTAGACACAATAATTCAGCTGCGAATGCAATAAAGAGATAAAGTGCATGTTTATACATTCACACATATGTACTGTCAGTTTATTAAAAAGGTAATCAAATGAATTGCATGTGACTAATTTGTTTAATCTAAAAGCAGGTTGAGGAATAAAACACTGAACAGACATAAAGCgactttaaataaatagttttatttgtttatcattgATCAGAAGTCTGACTGTCTAACTCTTCCTTCTCCTTCTCTTTGATGCTTGCGATTAGAGGCTATCAAGTGCTTAAACGCAGCCATTGATATTTACACAGACATGGTAAGACGTTTTTGTAGCGGTCAAAATCATAGTTCATATAATGTTCATCCGGGCTGTTCTACTGCTGTACTGTTTTATCATCAAGGAGATTTTTAAACAGCAGTTTGTGTTTTTAACCATTTAGAAATCCACCAACTATTACAGAAACTCCCAAAGAGCAGTTTAACAGCACACTTTATAACAGACAGTAAGGCATTCCTTCCCCTTTCTGGAAGAAAAATCATAAATGAGGCCCAGAACCTGTATCAAAGCACATATGGAATTAAGAAAGCATGTAGATGTTCAGATGGAAAAGCTTGATAGATAGTGAATGAGATATTCAACTGACGGTCAGTTTCATCAAGTCTTCTTCTTTCGGTATTCAGGGAAGATTCACCATCGCAGCCAAGCATCATATCACAATCGCTGAGGTGTACGAATCAGAGCTGGTGGACATTGAGAAGGtacaaaaatctttatttaatgcTTCATATCCTGAGAATGGAGAGTGCTGTAAGAACGCTATATTTTGTAGGACATTGAATTGGAAGTAGTATGCgtgtaaaacacaaaaacaactggATTGGTGCTTCTGATTTAACATATGTCCATAAGCTGAATTTACAAATGTTGACTGAAGTTTTCCTCATCTCAAAATACATTATAGGCAATGTGCTGTCTTGCCAATACAAAGGCTTGAAGTGTAAATTAGTCTAATTAATTTACGTGCACAAACTTAAACTGATTACGTTTAATTTTTAAGTTCATGCATTAAACGTTGTTCTTTTCTCGGCAAAAGCCCAGTcgagaaaatatgtcatattatttaatgataacaaaaatgttattagCAATAATGATAAGTTATtgataataaatgaatattatttattataataataaatattaatccaTATTTATAAATAGAGGTTACGCTCTTAATGGGGTTCTTTACCCAGTGAGTTCATTAGCAGTCTAgaagaaaaaacagagaaaataatatattttcagagagaataaaaaaaaaattacaataaaattttaataataagaataataaattattattattattgataattaattcttataatgcattatttatttattaaggtcACGCTTTAAATGGGTTTCTTTTTCCAGAAAGTTCATAAACATTTAAGTCAATACCTAGATTTTTCCTTCAATAGTAATTgcaataaaaagtattaattaatttaaaaataagaaaaagaagtattattattataagataaatatttggcatttttgcttttattactaCAGGACAATATTTAGACAGGAAGCCAAGTGGGAGAGAGGAAAGGTCTGGGGACTTGAACTTGAGACGCCTGAAGccaattattacaaattattattattatccatttttttattaatattaattaataatcaataataatatgttaatgataaattactattatgaataaataatacatttggttttgcaatttgtataatatttcatGAATATTTCTTCTGATATTTATCAGCTATAGTTATGTTTTTGTGAATGTAAACACAAAGTGTTTTACAGAATAAAATTCTGTGATAATTTAAGATGAATTCTGTTTTTGGTTGTCCAAAGGCGATTGCACATTATGAACAAGCTGCTGACTATTACAAAGGAGAGGAATCAAACAGGTAAGTCTGCTTGGCAGAAGCCAAATTATCAAGGTCTTGTTCTTTCCTGTTTAAACACTTAGTTTCTGAGGAGAGGTTTGTAAGATTAATTACAgcattttgaatgtttctttaaGTTTTGATATGTTCTGTTTGCTTAATTTACAGCTCTGCAAACAAGTGTCTGCTGAAGGTGGCTTCATACAGCGCTCAGTTAGAGCAGTACCCGAAAGCAATTGAGATTTATGAGCAGGTAAGCCATCTGTCAGTCTCCTGCAGATTCTTTCCACATTTCTCGCTCACCGGCATTCCCTAAATCACTCGGGAATTCTTGTCCGTGTGTGTAAACAGGTTGGAACCAACACCATGGACAATCCCCTACTGAAATACAGCGCCAAAGAATACTTCTTCAAAGCGTCCTTGTGCCACTTCATCGTGGACGAGCTAAACGCAAAGGTCAGCTCTCCATCAGCTCATCGTGCACACAGATATACGGAGAACTGCTGCAGATAATatgcatgtctttttttttttttttgtagcttgcTGTTGAGAAGTATGAAGAGATGTTTCCGGCCTTCTCAGATTCAAGAGAATGCAAGCTTCTGAAGGTTTGTAATAATAGACTTTCCagcatataaaacacattttgtaattGGGCTGGTTTAGACTAGAAGTAGAATTCTAAGAATGCTACTTTCCTGTTTACGGATCTAAATAGCTTTCTTATTGTACAATACTACAAAAATATTCATTGTTGTATACTTTATAAGAGGTTTTGTTTTTACAGAAACTTCTAGAGGCCCATGAGGAGCAAAATGCAGAGGCTTTCACAGAAGCAGTATGAATTTTACCTTCAGctccttttaaaaaaatctttgttatctttgttaaaaaagtacaattaattacaatattttcaatattaaagtACTTAATACTTCAATCTGGAGTGGGACGGTTGATGTGTTCAAGTCATTTCGAAAAGATCATATTTGCGCGTTACATTGGTACATTGCCATCTTTCTCTGTATTCATGAATACTAATTTCCCGAGAGGACTTGAACACACCATATCTACTCAACCAGTTtcttatttttgcagtttttttttggtGGCACTTACGCTACAGAAATCTGGCACTGTGTTCATTCAGGTGAAGGAGTTCGACTCCATCTCACGCTTGGACCAGTGGCACACCACCATGCTTCTGCGGATCAAGAAGACCATTCAGGGGGACGAGGGCGACCTAAAATGATCTGGACAGTGGGGCGATCACCCACTGCatggcaccccccccccccccccccttc encodes the following:
- the LOC113120473 gene encoding beta-soluble NSF attachment protein-like isoform X1, with amino-acid sequence MDSSGKEKEAIQLMAEADKKVKSSGSFLGGMFGGNQKVEEACEMYARAANMFKMAKNWSAAGNAFCQAARLHMQLQNKHDSATSYIDAGNAFKKADPQEAIKCLNAAIDIYTDMGRFTIAAKHHITIAEVYESELVDIEKAIAHYEQAADYYKGEESNSSANKCLLKVASYSAQLEQYPKAIEIYEQVGTNTMDNPLLKYSAKEYFFKASLCHFIVDELNAKLAVEKYEEMFPAFSDSRECKLLKKLLEAHEEQNAEAFTEAVKEFDSISRLDQWHTTMLLRIKKTIQGDEGDLK
- the LOC113120473 gene encoding beta-soluble NSF attachment protein-like isoform X2, with amino-acid sequence MLSVRQPDFTCSFRINMIRPPATSMQATPSRRQIHRGRFTIAAKHHITIAEVYESELVDIEKAIAHYEQAADYYKGEESNSSANKCLLKVASYSAQLEQYPKAIEIYEQVGTNTMDNPLLKYSAKEYFFKASLCHFIVDELNAKLAVEKYEEMFPAFSDSRECKLLKKLLEAHEEQNAEAFTEAVKEFDSISRLDQWHTTMLLRIKKTIQGDEGDLK